One Vigna unguiculata cultivar IT97K-499-35 chromosome 7, ASM411807v1, whole genome shotgun sequence genomic region harbors:
- the LOC114192392 gene encoding autophagy-related protein 18a-like — protein MSHTPPQALDSEEPASESAATAAQTPDSHAATLLHLSFNQDSGCFAAATDRGFRIYNCDPFREIFRRDFGPGGGVGLVHMLFRCNILAFVGGGADPRYPPNKVMIWDDHQSRCIGELSFRSEVKGVRLRRDRIVVVLAHKIFVYNFSDLKVLHQIETIANPKGLCDLSHVSATMVLVCPGLQKGQVRVEHYASKRTKFIMAHDSRIACFSLTHDGRLLATASSKGTLIRLFNTLDGSLLQEVRRGADRAEIYSLAFSPTAQWLAVSSDKGTVHVFNLKVDSGLMGHDRSNSTSEANPANPTAVSSLSFIKGVLPKYFSSEWSVAQFRLQEGLQYIVAFGHQKNTIVILGMDGSFYRCQFDSASGGEMTQLEYYNFLKAEDTF, from the exons ATGTCCCACACACCACCGCAAGCCCTCGATTCCGAGGAGCCAGCCTCCGAATCCGCCGCCACTGCCGCCCAAACCCCCGACTCCCATGCCGCCACGCTCCTCCACCTTTCCTTCAACCAGGATTCCGGATGCTTCGCCGCGGCCACTGACCGCGGTTTCCGCATCTACAACTGCGACCCTTTCCGGGAGATCTTCCGCCGCGATTTCGGCCCCGGCGGCGGCGTTGGCCTCGTCCACATGCTCTTCCGCTGCAACATACTCGCCTTCGTCGGCGGCGGCGCCGACCCACGTTACCCCCCTAACAAGGTTATGATCTGGGACGACCACCAGTCCCGCTGCATCGGCGAGCTATCCTTCCGCTCTGAGGTGAAGGGCGTCCGTCTCCGGCGCGACCGCATCGTGGTGGTCCTGGCGCACAAGATCTTTGTGTACAACTTCTCCGATCTCAAGGTGCTGCACCAAATTGAGACCATCGCTAACCCTAAGGGCCTTTGCGACCTCTCCCACGTTTCGGCCACCATGGTTCTAGTCTGCCCCGGGTTGCAGAAGGGGCAGGTTAGGGTTGAGCACTACGCCTCCAAGAGGACCAAGTTCATCATGGCGCACGATTCCCGAATTGCGTGTTTTTCTCTCACGCATGATGGCAGGTTGCTCGCCACCGCCAGCTCCAAGGGCACCCTCATTAGGCTCTTCAATACCCTCGATGGTTCATTGCTCCAAGAG GTAAGGAGGGGTGCAGACCGAGCAGAGATATACAGCCTTGCATTCTCTCCTACTGCGCAGTGGCTGGCTGTTTCAAGTGACAAGGGGACCGTTCATGTTTTCAACCTGAAGGTTGATTCTGGACTGATGGGGCATGACAGATCGAACAGTACTTCGGAGGCTAATCCTGCTAACCCTACAGCTGTTTCATCTCTTTCGTTTATTAAAG GTGTGCTACCTAAGTATTTTAGCTCGGAGTGGTCCGTGGCTCAATTTCGCTTGCAAGAAGGTTTGCAGTATATTGTTGCATTTGGCCATCAAAAGAATACAATTGTAATACTAGGCATGGATGGCAG CTTCTACCGATGTCAGTTTGACTCTGCGAGCGGTGGAGAGATGACCCAACTTGAATATTATAATTTCCTAAAGGCAGAAGACACATTCTAG